gatacccatgtcccatctcctcattggtttatagaagcagatacccatgtcccatctcctcattggtttatagaagcagatacccatgtcccatctcctcattggtttaaaCCAATGAAAGACGTCAGTGGTGGTAATACACCTTTTATGAAAGTTAGTTGCCAACCACCATctaagtccaaagaagaaaaagcctgaaaggaggagagatgactagaaacgattctgttgaccgttttatgtgtggtttaattgtcagagtagaggaccttgtgcatttccggtgaaacaactcaatgtttatatcccaggacaaattaacgAGCAATAGCAAGCTagttaaataggacaaattagcttgcAACAGCAAAATTCCGAGCTAAATTGCcagaaatgtttaatgcttttcaacctgtccccaaattaatataattggttcagagtttgttttgatattttaacctgcgtgtcgtgattgcgTTTTATGTGGGGGAACAAGATACATTTATGCACAATGGCGTGCGGCCGGTGTGGTTGCAGTGTTAGGCAGGGTTtataactttgtggctgtggtatctAGTGACAGTTTTCTTGCTTTGCAAAGCCGCCTGATCCCGCAAGCTTATATTGATGTTGTATCTGCAGCATGAATCAGTCTGGTATTTACGAGGCTACCAGTTTTCTATTGGATGTTACAAATTTAAAGATATCGAATCTTTGGATACCAGACCACAAATGCCTTGTAGGCTATATTTTGGAGTTGCCTTGAGATGTATTTTacaaaaaacaaacaacacaTTTCTGAGGCTTATACTTttagcaacaataataataataataactttatATAACTTATGGCATTTTAAACTCACCAAGTTAAAACAAAGTAAAACAGTGTAATCAGAAGATGGTGATAGTTTGAACACCTTCTTCTTCCTGTATCAGACATTTTCACATGTTCGGTACCTGAGGATCCGGTCTCGGCTCGGTTGGGACATGTTGCCACCATGCCATGCTGGCTCACCCCTTCCACGAACGCAGAGGGTCTGGAGGTGCGTTGGTACCGGCCCAAAGATTTCGACAACCCGGTCTTGCTCTACAGCGAGAGAAAGATCCAGGAAGCCTCACAGCAGTCCCAATACGTGGGCCGCACCTCCCTAGGGCTCCGGGAGGTTACGTCAGAAGGGCTGAAGGGAGGGGATGTGACCTTGAAGCTGGTTAATGTCACTCTGAGAGACCAAGGGGAGTATGTGTGCTACATCAGCAGTAACCAGGACTATGAGACTGCCAGTGTCTTTCTCAACGTAACTGGTGAGTTCATTCAAGCAAAACATATCCAGGAAGGATGCTACAGAAATGaaatggtctccatcattctttcaCAAATAGTTAGTTGAATTTGCTGAGGTACAAAAAATGTAATATAATTTTTATTTGATACTCTCGGAGACTTGACATTATTTAGTTTAATCCCCTCCTCCTTAATGTGCACTTAATCTCCTTCCCAGTGATGggcacccctcctctcctctcagcagtCAGAACAGATGCTGACTCTGTGAATGTGAGCTGTGTTTCCCATGGATGGAAGCCAAGGCCCAGGCTACAGTGGTCAGATGGGAGGCAGACTCTGAAACCTGAGAAGCTGGACTACAGCAGTGGTGCCCATGGTCTGGTGTCTGTCCGCAGCTgggtcctctcttccccctccagtGCTCCCTGGGTATCCTGTTCTCTGGTTCTGTCTGAAGGGGAGGAGTTGGAGGGAAGAGTGGACCTATGGAACCTTGGCTCTGTACCAGGTAAATAAGGATAATAACCGTGTTTCTTTCTGCTATGAGCATATGCTGATCTGGAACCAATcacaaggagtgtgtgtgtgtgtgtgtgtgtgtgtgtgtgtgtgtgtgtgtgtgtgtgtgtgtgtgtgtgtgtgtgtgtgtgtgtgtgtgtgtgtgtgtgtgtgtgtgtgtgtgtgtccaccagTTAGTTGAATGAAATAAGGGATACCTTCTTTCCACTTCCAGAGACTTCATCAGGACTGCAAACAGCTGTCATCATTTTAGCGCTGGTTCTGCTCCTGTCCGTTGTCTTCGTCGGTGTGCTCTACAAAAAGAGAGGTCAGGGCTGTGTTTTGGTTTGATAGTTATACTATATATTGATAAGCATACAATGCCATGAAAATGTTAGACTAGACTGGCCTACAATGCAATTAAAATGTTAGACTGGGTCAAATTTGAACTTGAGCCTAAGAGGGTATGGAATCCTCTTTCCACCATATTTGGATTCCCTACATGAGAAAACATTAGGCAAGTCATCAAGTCATCTCCCAAGCCCACCTTTATCCCTCCTATAATTGGATTGAAAACTCATGTGTGTTTTGCTTTTCAGGAAACAAATCAACACATGTGCCTAACGGAGGTAAGGAATCTATTTAACCACATCACACTTTTCAATGTCAGTGTTCATAATTTGATTTCCAATGCTTAACTTTATAACCATGTGTCCTAAATGTTGTggtatattatactgtaactaggcCTACATTGATCCTGTAAGAGAATACAATTAAAACTCTAAATTAGTACTAAATCAAGTCAATGGAGACTCAATTATAAACACTACCTATGGACCATATTCAGTGCGTTCAGTCACCGCAATGTAAGAAATTCCATTATCATATGGCAAATATTGATCCAGAATACTTACTGTACAGAATACATTAAACATTTTTCCACTGTCACTGTTTTTCTGTAGATATAGAGACTATGAGACAAGCTGAAGGTAATCTATTTAGACATTTTCCAGAGAGAATCCGAATTTATTTTGATTTTGCCTTTCTTTATCATATGGCAAATATTGATCCAGAATACTTACTGTACAGGATACATTTAACATTTTCCCACTGCCCCTGTTTTCTGTAGATATAGTGGATATAGAGACAATGAGACAAGCTGAAGGTAATCTATTTAGACATTTTCCAGAGAGAATCTGAATTTATTCTGATATTGCCTTTATCATgcaaggtgctatctagaacctaaaagggtaccttttgaagaaccattttgtttctacatttaacccaaaagggttctacctggaatcaaaagggttctcctatggggatatctgaagaacccttttttctaagagtgtatagcaAATATTGATCCCTAATACAGAATACTTACTGTACAgaatacatttaacatttacccACTGTTCCTGTTTTTGTGTAGATTTAGTGGATATAGAGACAATAAAGACTATGAGACAAGCTGGAGGTAATCTATTTCAAAACATTTCTGATACATTCTgattattatcattattgttgttgttattacggTTCATTGTCATCTCCTAATTCTGTGTTTGTCCTCAACAGTGGATGTCACATTGGATCCCAAGACAGCTCCTCCTTATCTGACAGTTGGTTCAAATGGTAAAATTGTGAGAGACAGTTTATATAATCCATGTCCTCCGGGTGAGCATGCTTATATACTTGGAACCCATGGTTTTACCTCGGGCAGCAATGCTTACTGGGAGGTGGGACTGGGTGATCAGAAGGTAGGCGTTAAAGAATCCTGGTGGGTTGGACTGGCAAGTGGGTCTGTTAAAAGACAAGGTGATGTACCAGCCACACCTTCCAATGGTTTCTGGTTCCTGTCCTCAGACAAAGAGAAAGGCTTACGGCTTAATATGAACCCCAACATCCTACTTCCTGCCAATCCTAGACCTCAGACAGTAGGTGTGTATTTGGACTATGACCAAGGAGTACTCTCTTTTATCAATGTAAAAGACAATAAACATATTGTCACTGTGGGAGCTATGTTCACAGGGGAGGTGTTTCCTCTTTTTAACCCAGGTAAAGGTGACAGAGCCCCTATGACGATATCAGATGTCAGACACTATAAAACAGAACCTGGACAAGTGACTGtttctgagacagagagacatgaagagactgAGACTGATGGTGACCAAGCCCCTATGACGATATTAGATGTCAGCCACTATAAAACAGAACCTGTACAAGTGACGGTTTCTGAAAGAGAGGGTAATGTCTCTCCACCTGCTGAAGAGGCTGAGACTGATGGTGACCAAGCCCCTATGACGATATTAGATGTCAGCCACTATAAAACAGAACCTGTACCAGTGTCTGtttctgagacagagagacatgaagagactgAGACTGATGGTGACCAAGCCCCTATGACGATATTAGATGTCAGCCACTATAAAACAGAACCTGTAAAAGTGACTGtttctgagacagagagacatgaagagactgAGACTGATGGTGACCAAGCCCCTATGAAGATATTAGATGTCAGCCACTATAAAACAGAACCTGTATCAGTGTCTGTTTCTGAAAGAGAGGGTAATGACGCTCCTCCTGCTGAAGAGGCTGAGACTGATGCCCTTCTAGCTTTTAACCAAAGTCGCAATCATCAGACTTCTGAATCCAAAGACGGTCTTTAAATGTCTGTGAATAAACTAGAGCACTATGTATTAACACATTGTTTTGTGTATCAAGTGCACTTCATATTAGGGtgtgtacagtagtattctgTACTGGTCCAATTCATCATcatctccttcctcttctcctttGTCTGCagtgcaatttgatttgattaccatGGAAACATATGATTGGTGAAAGCAGTGTAGTActtggatgtagtggatggattgATGTGGTAGAttgatggatgtagtggatggatggatggatggatggatggatggatggatggatgtagtagagggatggatggatggatggatgtagtggatggatggatgtagtagatggatggatagatggaaggatggatgtagtagatggatggatggatgtagtagatggatggatggatggatggatggatgtagtggatggatggatggatatagtagatggatggatgtagtagatggatggatgtagtagatggatggatgtaatggatggatggatgtagtagatggatggatgtagtagatggatggatgtagtagatggatggatggatggatgtagtagatggatATAGTAGATGGAtgtaatggatggatggatgtagtagatggatggatgtagtggatggatggatgtagttgatggatggatggatggatatagtagatggatggatgtagtagatggatggatgtagtagatggatggatgtagtggatggatggatgtagttgatggatggatggatatagtagatggatggatgtagtagatggatggatggatatagtagatggatggatattgtagatggatggatgtagtagatggatggatgtagttgatggatggatggatatagtagatggatggatggatggatgtagttgatggatggatggatgtagttgatggatggatggatatagtagatggatggatggatgtagtagatggatggatggatggatgtagttgatggatggatggatgtagtagatggatggatggatgtagtagatggatggatgtagtagatggatggatggatatagtagatggatggatggatggatggatgtagttgatggatggatggatgtagtagatggatggatggatgtagtagatggatggatgtagtagatggatggatggatgtagtggatggatggatgtagttgaTGGATGTCTACTTGGTGTTTGGTTGGACCATCCTCTGTTTTTCACAGCAGTGCAGAGAACAGGAGACAGTTGAGAAGCTCCTTCAATAGAGTCACTCTCTATAGTGTTCACtgattgttattgttattatttcaaCGGTAGAGCCATCTGGTGACATTTAAATTGAAACCGTAGATTTTTCCGTTACAGTTTGTAATATACTGCTAACTAGAAAATATCAGATTAAACTGACTGGTGCCAAGAGTATGTGCATTTAACATTTCACTGATAGTTATGTATACATAGAGAATCCGAGTTTCTCTTGAAACTGTTTGTTGAGACAGGCATGGTTTCACATGCTTGGGCTCTCCACTTGTACAAATAATATGATTTAACggtccagtgcagtcaaaaaacattttaatatttCTCCACTGAGGTCAACATGATACTGTGGAGTGAAAACAatccgaatacttatgtaaataaggtatttctgtttttttatttgtaataaatatgcaaacatttgtgaaaacctgttttctctttgtcattatggggtattgtgtgtagatagatgagtattttttaagaataaggctgtaatgtaacaaaatgtggaaaaagtcaatgggtctgaatacatcCCAAATGCACTGAACATGAGCAGCAGTGTTGgagaagctactctgaaaatatagtttaccaagctaccaattactttacACTGGAACAAGTTAAGCTATATTAAAGGTACacttaagaaaaatatagtttacttaactCAAGTTACCTTGGAAAAACTAAAACAGtattgtgtagttccagtagttagctacaccgctacatggtaaaacagtattgtgtagttccagtagttagctataccgctacatggtaaaacagtattgtgtagttccagtagttagctacaccgctacatggtaaaacagtattgtgtagttccagtagttagctacaccgctacatggtaaaacagtaatgTGTATtcccagtagttagctacaccgctacatggtaaaacagtagagtgtagttccagtagttagctacacggtaaaacagtagtgtgtgtagttccagtagctAGCTACATGGCAAAAGATTAATGAACTATTAAAACACCACTAAGTTTTGATTTTAGCTCAACTACCACTAAGCTACTGCAAAATATAGGTTAGTTAAATGAAGGCTGTTCATTTAACTGTTgaatgaagaggaccaaggtgcagcgtggtgagcgtacatactcTTTTTATTagaaaagacgccgaacaaaacaataaacactacaaaacaaaccgtgaagctaaaggctatgtgccataaacaaagtcaacttcccacaaagaaaggagggaaaaagggctacctaagtatggttcccaatcagagacaacgatagacagctgtccctgattgagaaccatacccggccaaaacat
This is a stretch of genomic DNA from Salvelinus alpinus chromosome 11, SLU_Salpinus.1, whole genome shotgun sequence. It encodes these proteins:
- the LOC139534712 gene encoding butyrophilin subfamily 1 member A1-like isoform X2, translated to MPPCVIEKDSSRALYTVMWLCILAAWCVSLSTATSDIFTCSVPEDPVSARLGHVATMPCWLTPSTNAEGLEVRWYRPKDFDNPVLLYSERKIQEASQQSQYVGRTSLGLREVTSEGLKGGDVTLKLVNVTLRDQGEYVCYISSNQDYETASVFLNVTVMGTPPLLSAVRTDADSVNVSCVSHGWKPRPRLQWSDGRQTLKPEKLDYSSGAHGLVSVRSWVLSSPSSAPWVSCSLVLSEGEELEGRVDLWNLGSVPETSSGLQTAVIILALVLLLSVVFVGVLYKKRGNKSTHVPNGDIETMRQAEDLVDIETIKTMRQAGVDVTLDPKTAPPYLTVGSNGKIVRDSLYNPCPPGEHAYILGTHGFTSGSNAYWEVGLGDQKVGVKESWWVGLASGSVKRQGDVPATPSNGFWFLSSDKEKGLRLNMNPNILLPANPRPQTVGVYLDYDQGVLSFINVKDNKHIVTVGAMFTGEVFPLFNPGKGDRAPMTISDVRHYKTEPGQVTVSETERHEETETDGDQAPMTILDVSHYKTEPVQVTVSEREGNVSPPAEEAETDGDQAPMTILDVSHYKTEPVPVSVSETERHEETETDGDQAPMTILDVSHYKTEPVKVTVSETERHEETETDGDQAPMKILDVSHYKTEPVSVSVSEREGNDAPPAEEAETDALLAFNQSRNHQTSESKDGL
- the LOC139534712 gene encoding butyrophilin subfamily 1 member A1-like isoform X1, whose product is MPPCVIEKDSSRALYTVMWLCILAAWCVSLSTATSDIFTCSVPEDPVSARLGHVATMPCWLTPSTNAEGLEVRWYRPKDFDNPVLLYSERKIQEASQQSQYVGRTSLGLREVTSEGLKGGDVTLKLVNVTLRDQGEYVCYISSNQDYETASVFLNVTVMGTPPLLSAVRTDADSVNVSCVSHGWKPRPRLQWSDGRQTLKPEKLDYSSGAHGLVSVRSWVLSSPSSAPWVSCSLVLSEGEELEGRVDLWNLGSVPETSSGLQTAVIILALVLLLSVVFVGVLYKKRGNKSTHVPNGDIETMRQAEDIVDIETMRQAEDLVDIETIKTMRQAGVDVTLDPKTAPPYLTVGSNGKIVRDSLYNPCPPGEHAYILGTHGFTSGSNAYWEVGLGDQKVGVKESWWVGLASGSVKRQGDVPATPSNGFWFLSSDKEKGLRLNMNPNILLPANPRPQTVGVYLDYDQGVLSFINVKDNKHIVTVGAMFTGEVFPLFNPGKGDRAPMTISDVRHYKTEPGQVTVSETERHEETETDGDQAPMTILDVSHYKTEPVQVTVSEREGNVSPPAEEAETDGDQAPMTILDVSHYKTEPVPVSVSETERHEETETDGDQAPMTILDVSHYKTEPVKVTVSETERHEETETDGDQAPMKILDVSHYKTEPVSVSVSEREGNDAPPAEEAETDALLAFNQSRNHQTSESKDGL